A part of Oligoflexus sp. genomic DNA contains:
- a CDS encoding response regulator encodes MSKKILVVDDSVTARRLVVSHLAGLNLNVIEAGDGKDGLSKLNDHPDVGLIFSDINMPWMSGLEMIAEIKKIKAYQHIPICMLTTETGSDALTQAKDLGVNAFLVKPVQKEQLLAIVNGYLQSA; translated from the coding sequence ATGAGCAAAAAAATCCTTGTGGTCGACGATTCCGTTACGGCTCGCCGGCTGGTTGTCAGCCATCTAGCGGGATTGAACCTGAACGTGATCGAAGCCGGTGACGGCAAAGACGGATTGAGCAAGCTCAACGACCATCCTGATGTCGGTTTGATCTTCAGCGACATCAACATGCCCTGGATGAGCGGTCTCGAGATGATCGCCGAAATCAAGAAGATCAAGGCCTACCAGCATATTCCCATCTGCATGCTGACGACTGAAACAGGCTCCGACGCCCTGACTCAGGCCAAGGATTTGGGCGTGAATGCTTTTTTGGTGAAACCCGTGCAGAAAGAGCAGCTGCTCGCCATCGTGAATGGCTACCTGCAGAGCGCTTGA
- a CDS encoding ABC transporter substrate-binding protein, which produces MEAAPRTRIHVGLDNSIRSFDPRQMVDANFRSMADLIHCRLMNVDAEGHAVPGIAAQEPVWTSPQVLEVKLKDDVKFSDGSPLTAADVVATYKSLLTHASFAEAASFHALSDVHAQAQTIVFTLKEADAGFISKLALGILPAKLAGQASIDFLNAPVCGPYFISRRDGERIILEKNPHETFSGPSAFTHIEFHIAPNEKARFAMLQKGDIDLLQNSIPAAALKDLAKNPQLTVMKGPGLRTRSIAFNFRDPLAGNAAVREAIALALDRKPIIDLVLGGLATPVSPRPYDPGKAEKILDEAGFKRKRGVRMELSFKTNADVDQIRIAKAMAAQLKKIGIRLVIEPMESKSLDEDAAAGRLQLWSLDWTSANDADVLREAFFSLNTPPRGMNRGWYNNPKLDALLEKGKISRSPEQRRAVYQDVQELLDKDLPYIVLWHDDQVAVMNRELKGYALAADGRYTALRRASFSD; this is translated from the coding sequence TTGGAGGCCGCCCCGCGCACGCGCATTCATGTGGGACTGGACAACTCCATCCGTAGCTTCGATCCACGCCAAATGGTGGACGCAAATTTCCGGTCCATGGCTGATCTCATTCACTGCCGTCTGATGAACGTCGATGCGGAAGGTCATGCTGTGCCCGGGATCGCAGCTCAGGAGCCGGTGTGGACATCGCCTCAAGTTCTTGAGGTCAAGCTGAAGGACGACGTGAAATTCAGCGATGGAAGTCCCCTCACGGCCGCGGATGTCGTCGCCACATATAAATCTTTGCTGACCCATGCATCGTTCGCAGAAGCCGCTTCCTTCCACGCTCTGAGCGATGTGCATGCCCAGGCCCAGACGATCGTTTTCACTCTGAAGGAAGCGGATGCCGGCTTCATCAGTAAACTTGCCTTAGGTATTCTTCCTGCAAAGCTCGCCGGACAAGCAAGCATAGATTTCCTCAATGCGCCCGTCTGTGGTCCCTATTTCATCAGCCGTCGTGATGGTGAGCGTATCATTCTGGAAAAAAACCCGCATGAAACCTTCTCGGGTCCATCCGCATTCACGCATATTGAATTCCACATAGCACCGAACGAGAAAGCCCGCTTCGCCATGCTGCAAAAAGGGGACATTGACCTTCTGCAAAACAGCATCCCGGCCGCTGCACTCAAAGACCTTGCGAAGAATCCGCAGCTCACCGTGATGAAAGGTCCGGGTCTCCGCACGCGTTCCATCGCTTTCAATTTTCGCGATCCCCTTGCCGGAAATGCCGCCGTGCGGGAAGCCATAGCCCTGGCGCTCGATCGCAAACCCATCATCGACCTTGTCCTGGGTGGTCTGGCAACGCCTGTGAGTCCTCGCCCCTACGATCCCGGGAAAGCGGAAAAGATCCTCGATGAGGCAGGCTTTAAACGAAAGCGCGGCGTGCGCATGGAACTGAGCTTTAAAACCAACGCCGACGTCGATCAGATCCGGATTGCCAAAGCCATGGCCGCGCAGCTTAAAAAAATCGGAATAAGACTCGTGATCGAGCCGATGGAATCGAAGAGTCTGGATGAAGATGCTGCCGCCGGACGTCTTCAGCTTTGGAGCCTTGACTGGACATCGGCGAATGATGCCGATGTTTTGCGTGAGGCTTTTTTCAGCCTGAATACGCCTCCTCGTGGAATGAATCGCGGCTGGTACAATAATCCAAAATTGGACGCGCTCCTTGAAAAGGGTAAAATAAGCCGGAGCCCGGAACAAAGACGAGCCGTTTACCAGGACGTGCAGGAACTTCTGGATAAGGATCTGCCTTATATCGTGCTGTGGCATGACGATCAGGTGGCCGTAATGAATCGCGAATTGAAGGGCTATGCGTTGGCTGCGGATGGCCGTTACACGGCTCTGCGTCGGGCTTCTTTCAGCGACTAA
- the orn gene encoding oligoribonuclease, with the protein MADKQDNLMVWVDMEMSGLNPATDVVLEVAVLLTNKDLEIVAEGPQLIIHQPAELFAKMDAWNQEHHTKSGLWESVMASTVTLQEAEDAVLNFLKQHVGPRQSPLCGNSIAQDRMFLMNHMPRVNEYLHYRMIDVSTIKELVKRWYPGGPAAPAKTNQHRALDDIRESINELRFYRDQFFVKP; encoded by the coding sequence ATGGCAGATAAACAGGACAACCTGATGGTCTGGGTCGATATGGAAATGTCGGGCCTGAATCCTGCAACCGATGTTGTCCTTGAGGTAGCCGTTTTATTGACCAATAAGGATCTCGAAATCGTTGCAGAAGGACCACAGCTCATCATCCATCAGCCCGCCGAGCTTTTTGCGAAGATGGACGCCTGGAATCAGGAACATCATACCAAATCCGGACTCTGGGAATCCGTCATGGCATCAACGGTGACCTTGCAGGAAGCCGAAGATGCTGTGCTGAATTTTTTGAAACAGCATGTTGGTCCACGCCAGTCTCCACTCTGCGGGAATTCCATTGCCCAGGATCGCATGTTTCTGATGAACCATATGCCGCGTGTGAATGAGTATTTGCATTACCGCATGATCGACGTCAGTACGATCAAGGAATTGGTGAAACGCTGGTATCCGGGTGGCCCTGCAGCACCAGCCAAGACCAACCAACACAGAGCCCTCGATGACATTCGGGAGAGCATCAACGAACTGCGGTTCTACCGCGATCAGTTTTTCGTAAAACCATGA
- a CDS encoding DsbA family protein, which yields MATTTQTQTLAKMKRWFAAACLIPIGFMSGQLMAEPAFKINGKAYTVEDLARDHQGKFYEIEQKRYELISDLAREKYLDEFWQGLADKGKVSVEKARNDYIDSRTKVSDGEIKEAMDQFKDYPALKDKSDAEKKKMITDYLKSKKAQDVFQSILSEGIAKKQLEIQYPEPKEPVFKLAITDADPVKYGPNAKDTKPMGCNGNACPITIIEYSEFQCPFCERVQPTVKRIMKDYQGKIRWAVRDFPLGFHNRAKPAAIAAHCAKDQGKYWEMYEELFKNQKNLGDADFKKYAQTIGLDVKKFDECVANPAKKIEIIDNNTRSGEKVGVTGTPAYFVNGRRLSGALPYEEFKKVIDSELAKK from the coding sequence ATGGCGACGACCACCCAAACACAGACGCTCGCGAAAATGAAGCGTTGGTTCGCAGCGGCCTGCCTTATTCCAATTGGATTCATGAGCGGCCAACTGATGGCAGAGCCGGCTTTTAAAATCAACGGTAAAGCTTACACGGTCGAAGACCTCGCCAGAGACCATCAGGGCAAGTTCTACGAGATCGAGCAAAAGCGTTATGAATTGATTTCGGATCTGGCTCGCGAAAAGTATCTCGATGAGTTCTGGCAAGGTCTTGCCGACAAAGGCAAAGTCAGCGTGGAAAAGGCTCGCAACGATTACATTGATTCGCGCACCAAAGTTTCCGATGGCGAGATCAAAGAAGCGATGGATCAGTTCAAGGATTATCCTGCGCTGAAGGACAAGAGCGATGCTGAAAAAAAGAAGATGATCACCGATTATCTGAAGAGCAAGAAAGCTCAGGACGTGTTCCAGAGCATCCTTTCCGAAGGCATCGCGAAAAAGCAGCTTGAGATTCAGTATCCTGAACCCAAGGAGCCCGTCTTCAAGCTGGCCATCACCGACGCCGATCCTGTCAAATACGGTCCCAACGCTAAAGACACCAAACCCATGGGCTGCAATGGCAACGCCTGTCCCATCACCATCATCGAATACTCCGAATTCCAATGCCCCTTCTGTGAGCGCGTTCAGCCGACCGTCAAGCGCATCATGAAGGATTACCAAGGCAAGATCCGCTGGGCGGTTCGTGACTTCCCACTCGGCTTCCACAACCGCGCGAAGCCTGCCGCCATCGCCGCTCATTGCGCGAAGGATCAGGGCAAGTACTGGGAAATGTACGAAGAACTCTTCAAGAACCAGAAAAACCTGGGTGATGCGGACTTCAAAAAATACGCGCAGACCATCGGCCTGGACGTGAAGAAGTTTGATGAGTGCGTCGCCAACCCTGCGAAGAAGATCGAAATCATTGATAATAATACCCGTTCGGGTGAAAAAGTGGGCGTGACCGGAACCCCTGCTTACTTCGTCAATGGCCGTCGCCTGTCGGGCGCTCTGCCTTACGAGGAATTCAAGAAGGTCATCGACAGCGAACTCGCGAAAAAGTAA
- a CDS encoding PilZ domain-containing protein, translating to MSASAQQNRDSRKVKRVRLERPMRVVISSIGALVRYETTARDISHTGFFLEFDSPNRFPFNQSSILEVWAELEPDCAIFFNGKMARVVGKENAVVQETEAGIAIKIVQIDRDNEKILQDFISRKIDGSPGSAA from the coding sequence ATGTCCGCATCCGCTCAGCAGAACAGGGATAGTCGCAAGGTGAAGCGTGTACGGCTGGAAAGGCCGATGCGTGTGGTCATTTCGTCGATTGGTGCCCTCGTGCGCTATGAAACGACCGCCCGGGATATATCGCACACGGGCTTCTTCCTCGAATTCGATAGCCCCAACCGTTTCCCCTTCAATCAATCGAGCATCCTGGAAGTCTGGGCCGAACTGGAGCCGGACTGTGCCATCTTTTTTAACGGGAAGATGGCCCGCGTGGTCGGCAAGGAAAATGCAGTTGTGCAGGAAACGGAAGCCGGCATCGCTATCAAAATTGTGCAGATCGACCGCGATAATGAGAAAATTCTCCAGGATTTCATCAGCCGGAAGATTGATGGCAGTCCGGGGTCGGCCGCATGA
- a CDS encoding DUF1343 domain-containing protein — MKLGIEVLAAAPKAAQAWGRCALLCNQASVTQNFKSSWDLLRDLLGTRLVAFFGPQHGFHATVQDNMIETGHHNAGPFGLPVYSLYSETREPRPEMLDGVDTIIIDLQIVGCRVYTFKYTIAGCLRMAKKLGKRVVVLDRPNPLAGEAMEGRVLDLEAKSFVGEYAIPLRHGLSVAESARCFNTEIGAELEIIPMGGWNPKAYWGEHSKHWILTSPNLPTVDSVYVYPATVMLEGTNLSEGRGTGLPFQFVGAPYIKDGAQYAARVNDYYRSAGVFLRPAEFQPTSQKWAGDVCRGFQIHVLDPHHIHTFPLGLAIMKAAMDLAPQGFAWKGPGYEYDFTNLPINLILGHLKAHVHIEKNFSVKDPFWSEGLAECQKKAEALLMYPRALKPMLVE; from the coding sequence GTGAAGCTCGGAATTGAAGTTCTGGCAGCCGCCCCCAAAGCGGCTCAAGCCTGGGGCCGTTGTGCCCTTCTATGCAATCAAGCCTCCGTCACCCAAAATTTCAAAAGCTCCTGGGATCTTCTGCGCGATCTTCTGGGTACCCGACTCGTGGCTTTCTTTGGACCGCAGCATGGCTTTCATGCGACGGTGCAGGATAACATGATTGAAACCGGACATCATAACGCCGGTCCCTTCGGCCTTCCTGTCTATAGCCTTTACTCGGAAACGCGCGAGCCGCGCCCGGAAATGCTGGATGGCGTCGATACCATCATCATCGACCTGCAGATCGTGGGCTGCCGTGTTTATACCTTCAAATACACCATAGCCGGCTGCCTGCGCATGGCCAAAAAATTGGGCAAACGCGTGGTCGTCCTGGATCGTCCCAATCCTTTGGCGGGTGAAGCCATGGAAGGGCGCGTGCTGGATCTCGAAGCCAAATCCTTTGTCGGCGAATATGCGATTCCTTTGCGTCATGGACTGAGCGTCGCGGAATCCGCGCGCTGCTTCAATACCGAGATCGGCGCCGAGCTTGAGATCATTCCCATGGGAGGCTGGAATCCCAAGGCCTACTGGGGTGAACATTCCAAGCACTGGATCCTGACCTCGCCGAACCTGCCGACGGTGGATTCTGTTTACGTGTATCCCGCCACCGTTATGCTGGAAGGCACCAACCTTTCCGAAGGTCGCGGCACGGGCTTGCCTTTCCAATTCGTGGGCGCGCCCTATATCAAAGACGGGGCCCAGTATGCAGCGCGGGTGAATGATTACTATCGCAGCGCCGGCGTTTTCCTGAGGCCCGCCGAATTCCAACCGACTTCGCAGAAGTGGGCGGGTGACGTCTGCCGTGGATTTCAGATCCACGTCCTCGATCCCCATCACATTCATACATTCCCGCTCGGCCTTGCCATCATGAAGGCCGCCATGGACCTTGCCCCTCAGGGTTTTGCCTGGAAGGGTCCGGGTTACGAGTATGACTTCACGAATCTGCCGATCAACTTGATCCTGGGTCATCTGAAAGCGCATGTACACATTGAAAAGAACTTCAGCGTGAAAGATCCCTTCTGGTCGGAAGGCCTCGCGGAATGTCAAAAGAAGGCCGAAGCGCTTTTGATGTACCCGCGCGCTCTGAAGCCGATGCTCGTGGAATGA
- a CDS encoding TPR end-of-group domain-containing protein — MSWERIPGSGIKKCRESSSKSGGGGYGRIFLASALMLLPSLSQAASTNPSSPPAVTPEKNLEELVWLGEVDQLDRLERSAARLVQQNPYSAYGHYLLAELYLKAFKQSPSQLRYLKQASELGQQAVELSPHEEYGYIVSAQVLDLMGYTENALSVLEGDGKIPVRQSWRVDFMRGQLLTGQSPESTVLKHFERSLKKDATAQNIVIPYVIATMQSHTTGDTLIGDLRSWRERYPHHLFDLSLAIALSDNQKYQEAHQIYAQLQKTQPQLTEVFINDAIILYTHLNKPNEAQKILANVLTYEGLDQARTVMIKAHLARLQLEHGKKYDEARRLFAEAISAAKNPLEWVAFSHKAYERNQRLMDFVALLDDLRPALSGTSYLYALQGEVLSERLSLHERAIESFSAAILLDPERSEFLNGLGLTYYRMHQLDKALATFNEASKIDPQDATARYNEACVLAILGRTNEALGSLKAAIGLDPRLQQTARLDKDFTSLRVTEQFQSLTNVVPVTAGRP; from the coding sequence ATGAGTTGGGAACGGATACCAGGATCTGGCATCAAGAAGTGCCGTGAATCTAGCTCGAAATCGGGCGGCGGCGGGTACGGCAGGATTTTCCTGGCTTCAGCCCTCATGCTCCTCCCCAGCTTGTCTCAAGCCGCCTCGACGAATCCCTCCAGCCCCCCCGCAGTCACCCCGGAAAAAAACCTTGAAGAATTGGTCTGGCTCGGTGAAGTGGATCAGCTCGATAGGCTGGAAAGGTCTGCGGCGCGTCTGGTCCAGCAGAATCCCTATTCCGCCTATGGGCATTATCTTCTGGCGGAACTCTATCTGAAGGCATTCAAACAAAGCCCCTCGCAGCTGCGCTATCTGAAGCAGGCTTCCGAGCTGGGGCAGCAGGCGGTGGAATTAAGCCCGCACGAGGAATATGGTTACATCGTCTCGGCTCAGGTCCTCGACCTGATGGGGTATACCGAGAACGCGCTGTCCGTTCTGGAAGGTGACGGCAAGATTCCCGTGCGGCAGTCATGGCGCGTGGACTTCATGCGTGGTCAGCTCTTGACCGGTCAAAGCCCGGAATCCACAGTGCTCAAGCATTTCGAGCGCAGCCTGAAAAAAGATGCCACGGCCCAGAATATTGTGATCCCCTATGTGATCGCGACCATGCAATCGCATACGACCGGCGATACTCTGATCGGGGATCTGCGCAGCTGGCGTGAACGCTATCCCCATCATCTTTTTGATCTGAGCCTTGCGATCGCGCTGAGCGATAATCAGAAATATCAGGAAGCACACCAGATCTATGCGCAGCTGCAAAAGACCCAGCCGCAGCTGACCGAAGTTTTCATCAACGATGCCATCATTCTCTATACGCATCTGAACAAGCCCAACGAGGCTCAGAAGATCCTGGCCAATGTTCTGACTTACGAGGGTCTGGATCAGGCCCGAACGGTGATGATCAAGGCACATCTGGCCCGTTTGCAGCTGGAACATGGGAAGAAGTATGACGAGGCCCGCCGGCTCTTTGCCGAGGCGATCAGCGCGGCCAAAAATCCTTTGGAGTGGGTGGCCTTCTCCCACAAAGCCTACGAACGCAATCAGCGTCTGATGGATTTCGTGGCCTTGCTCGATGATCTGCGGCCGGCCTTGTCCGGTACGAGCTATCTCTATGCCCTGCAGGGGGAAGTCCTCTCCGAGCGCCTCTCTTTGCATGAAAGAGCCATTGAGTCCTTCTCAGCCGCCATCCTGCTCGATCCTGAGCGCAGTGAGTTTCTGAATGGCCTGGGTTTGACCTATTACCGCATGCATCAGCTGGACAAGGCTCTGGCCACCTTCAATGAGGCGTCCAAAATCGACCCTCAGGACGCCACGGCCCGTTATAATGAAGCCTGCGTCCTGGCGATCCTCGGCCGCACCAATGAAGCCCTGGGCTCGCTCAAGGCCGCCATTGGCCTGGATCCCCGCCTGCAGCAAACAGCCCGGCTGGATAAGGACTTCACCAGCCTCCGGGTGACCGAGCAATTCCAAAGCCTGACCAACGTTGTGCCTGTCACGGCAGGTCGTCCCTGA
- a CDS encoding S41 family peptidase, protein MRDWKKMLQYALWPILSLAFYFALNAERSVVSRDGQKPFNFMTLKAIGDRESPAMTRPGPGQDLSDRLEVSDSLLIDSIITIVQNYYVDEPRVENRQLMESTLRSLHETDVAVLSSMSDRSLRLTKGNDSIGFRFSGRYTYDDLMRDALRTSQFLERQRPRDKSKKTPNGAFQFLSAMLASLDPHSNLLTPDEYRDLRQGTEGSFGGLGVVVGIQDDVLTVIKPLPKSPAARAGVSKFDRIMQIDGKSTFGTTLDDLVQYMRGEPGTKVNLFVLREGDFAPRRLSLTREIIQVDSVESKLIPTDKGKILYSYIDSFSSRTAVELRDAMIKAQRDADPLAGVILDMRGNPGGLLDQAVKVADLFIDEGRILSTQGRTREYEMAKNNLYRFDYPLVILTNGDTASASEIVAGALRDHGRALVIGEPSFGKGSVQTVFELPGEQALKLTIARYYTPKGISIQNTGIMPDIWLQPVHKGKENWNLLGEYRYKSERYLDHSLDPGKARVANQNEEWKAFYLLPEAAQAASKVPPKDIPLDFAQRLLTELAMRDGVPMPKERLRSSYWKASASQFLRENLERLDSSTAQWLEKSNVDWSESTQERLAFDPRRTKFTVDLDDRFQIQEGQPALIPWRVKNLGKEAITRLSVFVTSNRSNLGTSEVLIGRIEPGEEQRGVVRYEVKATAKDGPVRIRVGLARSGGPLTNLERHLIVEIKEGEVPRFDIAMKLTQETGGKAEGVLEAGEQARLEVTIRNNSQVTASMVEAKVANLAGKQIRLDERKLKVGPVEPGEVRVIRVPIQASLELTSEQLQVGVSVVSREQMEASKSHFFISGSPVPRVSKSNVNTGRTPWTEN, encoded by the coding sequence ATGCGGGACTGGAAGAAAATGTTGCAATACGCTCTATGGCCCATCTTGAGTCTGGCGTTTTATTTTGCGTTGAATGCCGAACGGAGCGTAGTCAGTCGGGATGGTCAGAAGCCCTTCAACTTCATGACCCTCAAGGCTATCGGCGATCGTGAATCTCCGGCCATGACCCGCCCGGGTCCAGGTCAGGATCTTTCAGATCGACTCGAAGTTTCCGATTCGCTTCTGATCGATTCGATCATCACCATCGTGCAGAACTACTATGTGGACGAGCCGCGGGTGGAAAACCGGCAGCTCATGGAATCCACGCTGCGTTCTTTGCACGAGACGGATGTCGCTGTGCTGAGCAGCATGAGCGATCGATCGCTGCGACTCACCAAAGGCAATGACTCCATAGGTTTCCGCTTCAGCGGACGCTACACCTATGATGATCTGATGCGCGATGCGCTGCGGACGAGTCAGTTCCTGGAACGACAAAGGCCGCGGGATAAAAGCAAAAAGACTCCCAATGGCGCCTTTCAATTTCTATCAGCCATGCTTGCGAGCCTGGATCCCCACAGCAATCTTTTGACTCCCGATGAATATCGCGACCTGCGTCAGGGCACGGAAGGTTCCTTCGGTGGACTCGGTGTGGTCGTTGGGATTCAGGATGATGTCCTGACCGTGATCAAGCCCTTGCCGAAAAGCCCGGCAGCCCGGGCCGGGGTCTCGAAGTTTGATCGCATCATGCAGATTGATGGCAAAAGCACCTTCGGAACCACGCTGGATGACCTTGTTCAGTACATGCGCGGTGAACCCGGAACCAAGGTGAATCTTTTCGTTCTGCGGGAAGGGGATTTTGCGCCGCGTCGCCTGTCCCTGACGCGTGAGATCATTCAGGTCGATTCCGTGGAATCCAAGCTTATACCGACCGATAAAGGCAAGATCCTTTACTCCTATATCGACAGCTTTTCCTCACGGACCGCCGTGGAGCTGCGGGATGCCATGATCAAGGCGCAGCGTGATGCGGATCCTTTGGCTGGTGTGATTCTGGACATGCGCGGCAATCCCGGCGGTCTTCTGGATCAGGCGGTGAAGGTTGCTGACCTCTTTATTGATGAGGGCCGCATCCTGTCCACCCAGGGCCGCACGCGTGAATACGAAATGGCCAAGAATAATCTTTATCGCTTTGATTATCCGCTCGTGATCCTGACCAACGGGGATACAGCGTCTGCGAGTGAAATCGTGGCCGGTGCCTTGCGGGATCATGGCCGCGCCCTTGTGATCGGCGAGCCGAGTTTCGGCAAGGGTTCGGTGCAGACCGTCTTTGAACTTCCTGGTGAGCAGGCTCTGAAACTCACGATAGCCCGTTACTATACGCCCAAGGGTATTTCGATTCAGAATACCGGCATCATGCCTGACATCTGGCTCCAGCCCGTGCACAAGGGCAAGGAGAACTGGAACCTTCTTGGTGAATATCGCTATAAGAGCGAGCGTTATCTCGATCACAGCCTTGATCCTGGTAAAGCCCGCGTCGCCAATCAGAATGAAGAATGGAAAGCCTTCTACCTTCTGCCGGAGGCTGCCCAAGCTGCCAGCAAGGTTCCACCGAAGGACATTCCTCTCGACTTCGCGCAAAGGCTTCTGACCGAACTCGCCATGCGTGACGGTGTGCCCATGCCGAAGGAAAGACTTCGTTCCAGTTACTGGAAAGCCAGCGCCTCGCAGTTTCTGCGTGAGAATCTGGAGCGCCTCGACAGCAGCACCGCGCAGTGGCTGGAAAAATCCAATGTGGATTGGTCGGAAAGCACCCAGGAGCGCCTCGCCTTCGATCCGCGTCGCACCAAATTCACCGTGGATCTGGATGATCGTTTTCAAATACAGGAAGGCCAGCCGGCTCTTATCCCATGGCGCGTCAAGAACCTGGGCAAGGAAGCGATCACCCGCCTCTCGGTATTTGTCACGAGCAATCGCAGTAACCTCGGAACCTCCGAAGTTTTGATTGGAAGAATTGAACCCGGTGAAGAGCAGCGCGGCGTCGTGCGCTATGAAGTCAAGGCCACGGCCAAGGACGGTCCGGTAAGAATCCGTGTGGGCCTTGCGCGCAGCGGTGGTCCCCTGACCAATCTGGAGCGTCATCTGATTGTGGAGATCAAGGAAGGGGAAGTGCCTCGCTTTGATATCGCCATGAAGTTGACCCAGGAAACCGGCGGTAAAGCGGAAGGCGTATTGGAAGCAGGCGAGCAGGCTCGTTTGGAAGTGACGATTCGCAATAATTCCCAGGTGACAGCCAGCATGGTCGAAGCCAAGGTCGCAAACCTTGCCGGCAAGCAGATCAGGCTGGATGAAAGAAAACTGAAAGTGGGTCCTGTCGAGCCGGGAGAAGTGCGCGTGATCCGCGTGCCGATTCAGGCCTCGTTGGAACTGACGTCCGAGCAATTGCAGGTGGGTGTTTCCGTCGTGAGTCGCGAGCAGATGGAAGCGAGCAAATCTCACTTCTTTATCAGCGGAAGCCCCGTCCCGCGCGTATCCAAGTCGAACGTGAATACAGGAAGAACTCCATGGACGGAAAATTGA
- a CDS encoding glycosyltransferase, which yields MDGKLNILLVIGKSQNLRAFDLLEPLAEVHAVRAATFLHALRKTIYTSKLALQSFLEDQHLPGYMLGLEDELARADLVIASGFIDQSTQQALRYCHQHQKPLLIFSSDPMDLKWAMDHDQPALDDLLKCASGFLVYGDEAAESLRFIGIDSDRIQSLAPRIHTRRMDFQPQNRERFRQYIKMPNDVFLISCCDPLAHDTGARNLLFALKYLTDHNQEIASRLRLLFTGSGQNKEALKYLAVDLGLARQLLFISQDTSPFQKDLYSATDLAISWIHQSDMESAHASFWILEAMACGARPLVSAHHPLAEALAPIFAVEQNDYGTLAAELQKVYEERELPAYGRQALVEQCRYQFDAADTAPIVEAFIQKLASKTPQGTFGGLNQDFYILLARLKREASDASLDELVPLIDEGLQTWAWHPEFRAQLQLFKGHLLLKNNDLDGAMNCFELCTADECVHREAYLGLARIAYLTYASEEALSFYRKALAIKPNDPESMAGLGQVYRKTGMPDDAVYWLGRSLSVDIENQSTLYALTQACLECVDMDRAIDVLEQLISIIGEKGPVVMALGQLYYKVGECEKGRLLVDQALLLSDQKPFKTIKISNAG from the coding sequence ATGGACGGAAAATTGAACATTCTGCTCGTCATCGGCAAGAGTCAAAACCTAAGGGCCTTTGACCTTCTGGAGCCTTTGGCAGAAGTTCATGCTGTTCGTGCCGCCACCTTCCTGCATGCCTTGCGCAAAACGATTTACACCTCGAAGCTCGCCCTCCAAAGTTTCCTTGAAGACCAGCATCTGCCGGGCTATATGCTCGGCCTTGAAGATGAGCTGGCCCGTGCGGACCTTGTGATTGCCTCTGGATTTATCGATCAGTCCACGCAGCAGGCGCTGCGGTATTGCCATCAGCATCAGAAGCCGCTCTTGATCTTTTCAAGTGACCCCATGGATCTGAAATGGGCCATGGATCATGATCAGCCCGCTTTGGACGATCTTTTGAAATGCGCGAGTGGATTTTTGGTTTATGGAGACGAGGCGGCGGAGTCGCTGCGCTTTATCGGTATTGATAGCGATCGCATTCAGTCTTTGGCACCGCGCATTCACACGCGACGCATGGATTTTCAGCCCCAGAATCGAGAGCGGTTCCGTCAGTATATCAAGATGCCGAATGATGTGTTTCTGATCAGCTGCTGTGATCCCCTTGCGCATGATACGGGAGCGCGGAATCTTCTGTTTGCGCTCAAGTATTTAACTGACCATAACCAGGAGATCGCCTCCCGGCTGCGGCTGCTGTTTACAGGCAGTGGGCAGAACAAGGAGGCCCTGAAATACCTCGCTGTGGATCTTGGTCTGGCCCGTCAGCTGCTTTTCATCTCGCAGGATACCAGCCCCTTTCAAAAGGATCTTTATAGTGCCACGGACCTTGCCATCTCGTGGATCCATCAGTCGGATATGGAGAGCGCTCATGCCTCCTTCTGGATCCTCGAAGCCATGGCCTGCGGCGCGCGTCCCCTGGTGAGCGCCCATCATCCTTTGGCCGAGGCCCTGGCCCCCATCTTTGCGGTCGAGCAGAACGATTATGGGACACTGGCTGCCGAGCTGCAGAAGGTTTATGAAGAGCGCGAGCTGCCCGCCTATGGTCGTCAGGCTCTGGTCGAACAATGCCGCTATCAGTTCGATGCGGCGGATACAGCCCCGATCGTCGAAGCCTTTATTCAAAAGCTCGCCTCCAAGACCCCACAGGGGACTTTTGGTGGACTCAATCAGGACTTTTACATACTCCTGGCTCGTTTGAAGCGAGAAGCCTCAGACGCCAGCCTGGACGAATTGGTGCCGCTCATTGATGAGGGTCTTCAGACCTGGGCCTGGCATCCGGAATTCCGGGCGCAGCTCCAGCTCTTCAAAGGGCATCTCCTTCTGAAGAACAACGACCTTGATGGCGCGATGAACTGCTTTGAACTTTGCACCGCGGATGAGTGCGTCCACCGTGAGGCCTACCTTGGTCTGGCCCGTATTGCCTATCTGACATATGCAAGTGAAGAGGCGCTGTCCTTTTATCGGAAGGCCCTGGCCATCAAACCCAATGACCCGGAATCCATGGCGGGACTGGGTCAGGTCTATCGCAAAACCGGCATGCCGGATGACGCCGTCTATTGGCTCGGCCGCAGCCTGAGCGTCGATATCGAAAATCAGTCCACGCTCTATGCTTTAACGCAGGCCTGCCTGGAATGTGTTGATATGGATCGCGCCATTGATGTTCTGGAGCAGCTGATCAGTATCATCGGGGAAAAAGGACCGGTGGTGATGGCTCTGGGGCAGCTCTATTACAAGGTCGGGGAGTGTGAGAAGGGTCGGCTTTTAGTCGATCAGGCTTTGCTCCTGAGCGATCAAAAGCCGTTCAAAACAATCAAGATCTCAAACGCTGGTTGA